One window of the Haloarcula halobia genome contains the following:
- a CDS encoding sodium:solute symporter family transporter: protein MTVPLQAEALDISFKLLPAIIVFLMMASFLVIGYLFKVADTEGMWVAGRGIGNIENGMAIGANWMSAASYLGLAGLVALAGFYGLAFIVGWTTGYFVLLIFLAAQMRRFGKYTAPDFVGDRFNSPTARALAAFTTLLIAYVYSVGQARGMGLVGQYVFGLDIIPMIVVMMTITVGYLALSGMLGATKNMAVQYVILIIAFLAGVYVVGWTQGYSTVLPQIEYGALFSELSRQFSEPFIGGNSYYLWVATAFSLIFGTCGLPHVLVRFYTVESERTARWSTVWGLFFILLLYWAAPAMAAFGVDLFAAVNNISPDTVFAGADAGGMSGAEGDVIVVLAAQFANLPSWFVGLVAAGAMAAAIATTAGLFITASSAVAHDIYSELINPDATQRQQILIGRATIIGIGALVTVTAFNPPALIGELVAYAFSLAGTVLFPMFFLGLWWENTNRQGALAGMSVGLLLWIGSIINSVLPNYIGSLAAVAGEGGALVPIYAQYVPPIGAALVGTPLVFVVTILVSMATPEPDMETKRLVRQCHSPEPMGQQQTAEDIVSGGSGGTPSDD, encoded by the coding sequence ATGACGGTCCCGCTACAGGCCGAGGCGCTCGACATCTCCTTTAAGCTCCTGCCCGCCATCATCGTCTTCCTGATGATGGCTTCCTTCCTCGTCATCGGCTACCTGTTCAAGGTCGCCGACACCGAGGGCATGTGGGTCGCCGGCCGCGGCATCGGGAACATCGAGAACGGCATGGCCATCGGGGCCAACTGGATGTCCGCCGCGTCGTATCTCGGCCTCGCAGGGCTGGTCGCCCTCGCGGGCTTCTACGGCCTGGCCTTTATCGTCGGCTGGACGACCGGCTACTTCGTCCTGCTCATCTTCCTGGCGGCCCAGATGCGCCGCTTCGGGAAGTACACCGCGCCGGACTTCGTCGGCGACCGGTTCAACTCGCCGACCGCCCGCGCGCTGGCAGCGTTCACGACGCTACTGATCGCGTACGTCTACTCCGTCGGGCAGGCCCGCGGCATGGGCCTGGTCGGCCAGTACGTCTTCGGCCTCGACATCATCCCGATGATCGTCGTGATGATGACCATCACCGTCGGCTACCTGGCGCTGTCGGGGATGCTGGGCGCGACCAAGAACATGGCGGTGCAGTACGTCATCCTCATCATCGCGTTCCTCGCGGGCGTCTACGTCGTCGGCTGGACGCAGGGCTACTCGACGGTCCTCCCACAGATCGAGTACGGCGCGCTCTTCTCCGAGCTCAGCCGCCAGTTCTCCGAGCCGTTCATCGGCGGAAACTCCTACTACCTGTGGGTCGCGACAGCGTTCTCGCTCATCTTCGGGACCTGTGGCCTCCCGCACGTCCTCGTGCGGTTCTACACGGTCGAGTCCGAGCGGACCGCCCGCTGGTCGACCGTCTGGGGCCTCTTTTTCATCCTCCTGCTGTACTGGGCCGCCCCCGCGATGGCGGCCTTCGGCGTCGACCTGTTCGCGGCGGTCAACAACATCTCGCCGGACACGGTGTTCGCCGGTGCGGACGCCGGCGGCATGTCGGGCGCGGAGGGCGACGTCATCGTCGTCCTGGCCGCGCAGTTCGCCAACCTGCCGTCGTGGTTCGTCGGCCTCGTCGCCGCCGGCGCGATGGCAGCCGCGATCGCGACGACGGCGGGGCTGTTCATCACCGCCTCGTCGGCCGTCGCCCACGACATCTACTCCGAACTGATCAACCCTGACGCGACCCAGCGCCAGCAGATCCTCATCGGCCGCGCGACCATCATCGGTATCGGCGCGCTGGTCACCGTCACGGCGTTCAACCCGCCGGCGCTCATCGGCGAGCTGGTCGCGTACGCGTTCTCGCTCGCGGGGACGGTGCTGTTCCCGATGTTCTTCCTCGGTCTGTGGTGGGAGAACACCAACCGACAGGGCGCGCTGGCCGGCATGTCCGTCGGCCTGCTCCTCTGGATCGGCTCCATCATCAACAGCGTGCTACCCAACTACATCGGCTCGCTCGCTGCGGTGGCCGGTGAGGGCGGCGCGCTCGTGCCCATCTACGCACAGTACGTCCCGCCGATCGGCGCGGCGCTCGTCGGCACGCCGCTCGTGTTCGTCGTCACCATCCTCGTCTCGATGGCGACGCCCGAACCCGACATGGAGACGAAGCGACTGGTTCGCCAGTGTCACAGCCCCGAACCGATGGGCCAGCAACAGACCGCCGAAGACATCGTGAGCGGTGGCAGCGGCGGTACCCCCTCCGACGACTAA